The Paenibacillus sp. G2S3 region ACATAAACAGTATCTAATGATAACTGATGAGGTGAACAATGAAGATGTCCAAACCAAAGGGATTTGAGAAGCCGTCTGGCGTTCGGGACTATCTGCCCCGGGCCGTAACGAAACTACGTAAAATTGAGAATGATGTACTGCATTGCATGAGTCGCTGGGGTTATCAGCAAATGATGACTCCGACACTAGAATATTACGATACAGTTGGCGTAGCTAGCTCTACGTCCGACCAAAAGCTTTATAAATTGCTTAACAATCGTGGTCAGGCGCTAGTGCTTCGTTCTGAAATGACAGCTCCGGTTGCCCGTGTTGTGGCATCTTTATTGAAGGATGAGCCATTGCCATTGCGGTTGTCCTATCACGCTAATGTTTTCCGTGCCATTGAGGAAGAAGCAGGGCGTGAAGCGGAGTTTTTCCAGACAGGGGTCGAGCTGGTAGGTGACGATTCACCTGAGGCCGATGCTGAAGTAGTGGCGCTAGCGATTTCATCGTTGCAGGCTGCGGGTGTGAAGTCTTTTAAAATCGCGATGGGGCATGTAGGCTTTCTGAATGGTTTATTTCAAGAGGCGCTTCCACAATTACCTGAGGCTCAGGAGGAGCTGAAAAGTCATTTGCTGGGCCGTGACTATGTCTCTTTTCGGGAGACTTTACGCCGGCTGGATCTGACGGAAGCTCAGAAGAACGAACTGGATGGACTGTTGCGTCTGCGTGGAGGCAAGGAGATTTGTGGACAGGCGCTGGAGCTTAGCGATCATCCGCTTGCCCGTCATTCGATAGATCATTTGTGCAAGGTGTGGGAGGTGCTGGTCTCTTATGGCGTATCACAGCATGTGCTGATTGATCTGACGATGATCGGGGACTTCTCTTATTATACAGGGATGACTTTTGAAGGGTATGCAGCGGAATTAGGGTTTCCGGTATGTAGTGGGGGTAGATATGATAATCTCCTTCAGCAGTTTGGGCGTCCGATCCCTTCTACAGGCTTTTCCTTAAAAACGAATCGTATTCTCGATGGTGTGGCCGGATCAAACGAAGAGGAAGAGCTGCCTATCTTGATTCAATACGATGCTACTCGCAGAAAAGAAGGTCTGGAAGAGGCAACACGCTTGCGGTCGGAAGGTCACGCAGTAGTGACTAGACTGGCAGCAGGTCCAGAAGAGCTTGAAACGGTGAAGCGTCTAGATACGGACACGGTCGAAGCAGATGGTGTGCGGTACGGCGAAATCTATACCTTCGTATCTTTTGTAAGTGAGCATGGCTGAGATATCGCTAGTAAGAATGAGCGGTTAAGATAAATTTTGCATGGAGATGGAAAAGGAGGCAACTTAACGATGGCACAGATTTTGAAGGTCGCTATGCCAAAAGGTCGGATTTACGAAAAGGCTGCTGAGCTGTTCCGCCAGGCGGGTCTTCCGATTCCACCGGACGGTGAGGCATCCCGCAAGCTTGTTATTCCACTGCCTGAGGCAGGCATGGAGTTTATATTAGCGAAACCAGTAGATGTACCTACATATGTAGAATATGGTGTGGCGGACATTGGAATCGTGGGCAAGGACGTATTGCTGGAAGAAGATCGTGATGTATACGAGCTGCTTGATCTTGGCATCGCTCGATGCCGGATGTCGATCATCGGATTGCCGAACTGGCAGCCGGGAATTCAGCAGCGTGTAGCGACGAAATATCCGAATGTAGCATCGAAGTATTTCAGAGAACAGGGACAGCAGGTTGAGGTCGTGAAGCTGAATGGTTCAATCGAGCTTGCGCCGCTGATTGGTCTCGCCGATCGTATCGTGGATATGGTAGAGACCGGCCAAACGCTGCGGGATAACGGATTAATTGAAATGAAGAGCATATTCGAAATTACGAGCCGTCTTGTGGCGAATCGTGTGAGCTATCGGATGAAAAATGAAGAGATACAGCAGCTGTGTGATCGACTGCAGGCGGTTATAGGGGAACCAAATTTGCGGTAGGTGACCAGATGTTAAGGGGTAAAGGGAGGAACCAGCGATGAAGGTTGTATCGAGCAAGGATTTTAAGCTTGAGCGAGAAGTGGAGTATGGTACGCCAGAGCAAAATCAGGCGGTAAAGGAAATTGTGGCCGCGATTAAAAAAGAAGGAGACACGGCGCTTCTTCGCTACACGGAGCAATTTGATCGGGTCACGCTTACGCCGAATCAGCTGAGGGTAACGCCGGAAGAGCTTCAGGCGGCCTATGGTCGAGTAGAAGAATCTTTCGTATCCGCTATTCAAGCGGCTGCAGCCAATATCCGGGCTTTTCATGCTAGACAGAAACGGAATTCGTGGATGGATCTGCAGCCCGATGGCACGATTCTGGGACAGATTATTCGTCCGCTGAAGCGGGTAGGGGTATATGTTCCTGGTGGTAAGGCAGCTTATCCTTCCTCGGTGCTGATGAACGTGATCCCTGCACAGATCGCAGGCGTGCCGGAGATCGTTATGGTCACTCCGCCATCCACCGGCGGCAAAGAAGGGATTGATCCTTACATTCTGGTTGCTGCCGCAGAAGCAGGAGTGAATGAAATCTACCGTGTGGGCGGAGCGCAGGCGGTAGCTGCTTTGGCTTTTGGGACGGAGAGCATAGCGCCGGTAGATAAGATTTGTGGACCCGGCAACATATACGTCGCGCTGGCAAAACGCGAGGTATATGGCGCCGTGGACATCGACAGTATCGCGGGGCCAAGCGAAATTGTCGTGCTCGCAGATGAGACCGCTGAGCCGGCCTATGTCGCAGCGGATCTGCTCTCGCAGGCCGAGCATGACGAGATGGCCTCAGCGATTCTAGTCACGCCATCGCAAAGCTTGGCGGATAGCGTGGCAGCCGAAGTGGAGCGTCAGCTACAGGAGCTGCCGCGTCAGGCGATCGCCCGTTCATCCGTAGAAAATTACGGTGCGATCATTGTTGTGGAATCTATGGAGGAAGGAATCTCCGTAGTGAATCGTTTGGCACCAGAGCATCTAGAGATTGTTGTCGAGGATCCAATGGGCCTTGTGGGCAGCATCGAGAATGCTGGAGCGATCTTCCTGGGAGCGTATAGCTCGGAGCCTGTGGGCGACTATTTTGCCGGACCGAATCATATTATCCCGACTAACGGTACGGCACGCTTCTCGTCGCCAGTGGATGTGGATGATTTCATAAAGAAATCAAGTCTGATCTATTACAGTAAGGAAGCCCTCCTGCGGGATGGGAAGACCATTATAGAGCTGGCACGACGCGAAGGGTTAGAAGGCCACGCACGAGCGATTGAGATTCGACTCAAGAACGAAGGAAAAGGTGGAGACGGATATGGAGAACAATAATGAACAAGCCTTGCGCCAAGCAGGACTAAGCCGTAAAACAAACGAGACGGATATCAAGCTGGCACTTAA contains the following coding sequences:
- a CDS encoding ATP phosphoribosyltransferase regulatory subunit; this encodes MSKPKGFEKPSGVRDYLPRAVTKLRKIENDVLHCMSRWGYQQMMTPTLEYYDTVGVASSTSDQKLYKLLNNRGQALVLRSEMTAPVARVVASLLKDEPLPLRLSYHANVFRAIEEEAGREAEFFQTGVELVGDDSPEADAEVVALAISSLQAAGVKSFKIAMGHVGFLNGLFQEALPQLPEAQEELKSHLLGRDYVSFRETLRRLDLTEAQKNELDGLLRLRGGKEICGQALELSDHPLARHSIDHLCKVWEVLVSYGVSQHVLIDLTMIGDFSYYTGMTFEGYAAELGFPVCSGGRYDNLLQQFGRPIPSTGFSLKTNRILDGVAGSNEEEELPILIQYDATRRKEGLEEATRLRSEGHAVVTRLAAGPEELETVKRLDTDTVEADGVRYGEIYTFVSFVSEHG
- the hisG gene encoding ATP phosphoribosyltransferase; this encodes MAQILKVAMPKGRIYEKAAELFRQAGLPIPPDGEASRKLVIPLPEAGMEFILAKPVDVPTYVEYGVADIGIVGKDVLLEEDRDVYELLDLGIARCRMSIIGLPNWQPGIQQRVATKYPNVASKYFREQGQQVEVVKLNGSIELAPLIGLADRIVDMVETGQTLRDNGLIEMKSIFEITSRLVANRVSYRMKNEEIQQLCDRLQAVIGEPNLR
- the hisD gene encoding histidinol dehydrogenase yields the protein MKVVSSKDFKLEREVEYGTPEQNQAVKEIVAAIKKEGDTALLRYTEQFDRVTLTPNQLRVTPEELQAAYGRVEESFVSAIQAAAANIRAFHARQKRNSWMDLQPDGTILGQIIRPLKRVGVYVPGGKAAYPSSVLMNVIPAQIAGVPEIVMVTPPSTGGKEGIDPYILVAAAEAGVNEIYRVGGAQAVAALAFGTESIAPVDKICGPGNIYVALAKREVYGAVDIDSIAGPSEIVVLADETAEPAYVAADLLSQAEHDEMASAILVTPSQSLADSVAAEVERQLQELPRQAIARSSVENYGAIIVVESMEEGISVVNRLAPEHLEIVVEDPMGLVGSIENAGAIFLGAYSSEPVGDYFAGPNHIIPTNGTARFSSPVDVDDFIKKSSLIYYSKEALLRDGKTIIELARREGLEGHARAIEIRLKNEGKGGDGYGEQ